The genomic DNA gaACAGGTGCAGCAGGCGTGGGAGTGGACTATCAAATTTTCCAGTTTACATAGCAAACACTATGGCGACGGCAAATGGTGATGCGGATTTCGGGGACTCCTCGCCCGCGTCCTTGAAAATCGCACCGAAGGACTATGCCTATCCACTGCTGGATGATCCGCAACGGAATCTCGCCACGCCCACCGAGGGCGGCCAGACGCTGGGCATCCGCGGTGGCTTCAGCTACTTCCACTACGGCTGCGATGGCCACCAGGATGCGGGCTGGGGCTGTGGCTACCGCACCCTGCAGTCGGCCATTTCGTGGGTAACCCGGCGACGCGGTGATTTAGAGCCGGTGCCCTCCATTACGGAGATCCAGCAGATCCTGGTGGCCCTCGGGGACAAGGGACCCCGGTTCCAGGGCTCCCGCGACTGGATCGGCACTCTGGAGGAGTTCTACGTGATCGATGTGCTCTACCAGCTGCCCTGTCGCATTCTGCACGCCACGGAGCTGGGCTCGCCGGAGGTGCTCGGCCAGATTCACAGCTATTTCGAGAAGCATCAGGGCTTCATCGCCATGGGCGGACTGGCGGACACAGCCTCCAAGGCCATTATTGGCTACCATTCCAGCGCCGAGGGTCGCGTCTTCTTGCTGATAGTGGTGAGTCAGCGAGTTAGCTCATCTTACGACCTGGTGAACTCATCACTTGCTCCCTTTTTAGGATCCCCATTTCGTGGGCGTGCCCAGCTCCCGGC from Drosophila gunungcola strain Sukarami chromosome 2R unlocalized genomic scaffold, Dgunungcola_SK_2 000012F, whole genome shotgun sequence includes the following:
- the LOC128255922 gene encoding probable Ufm1-specific protease 1, whose protein sequence is MATANGDADFGDSSPASLKIAPKDYAYPLLDDPQRNLATPTEGGQTLGIRGGFSYFHYGCDGHQDAGWGCGYRTLQSAISWVTRRRGDLEPVPSITEIQQILVALGDKGPRFQGSRDWIGTLEEFYVIDVLYQLPCRILHATELGSPEVLGQIHSYFEKHQGFIAMGGLADTASKAIIGYHSSAEGRVFLLIVDPHFVGVPSSRQQLVDEGYVRWTPVDEFPASTYNLCLILQP